One window of Rhodopirellula islandica genomic DNA carries:
- a CDS encoding glutamate decarboxylase — translation MPLHSKDDIREFIDDEIYASSDLSTTMPKFKFPQQEQAAQHIYSAVHDELMLDGNSRQNLATFCQTFAEPEVRQLMDDCMDKNMVDKDEYPQTAEIEARCVHMLADLWNSPESANTIGCSTTGSSEAAMLGGMAMKRAWEKRRKEAGKPIDRPNLVTGPVQVCWHKFARYWDIELREIPMEEGRLIMTPEEVIQRCDENTIGVVPTLGVTFTCQYEPVQAVAEALDRFEEETGIDIRMHVDGASGGFLAPFCAPDLVWDFRLPRVKSINTSGHKFGLSPLGVGWVIWREEADLPEEEIFWVNYLGGNMRDIALNFSRPGGQVVCQYYNFLRLGREGYRRTHTACYDTAKYLAEEIAKLGPFEVIYDGDMASGIPAMCWKMKAGEDPGFTLYDFADRLRTRGWQVPAYALPANREDLVIQRILVRHGVSRDLSSILVEDMKRVIEHFEKHPVHTTMTAAEASGFSH, via the coding sequence ATGCCTCTGCACAGCAAAGATGACATTCGCGAATTCATCGACGACGAAATCTATGCCTCGTCGGATCTGTCCACGACGATGCCCAAGTTCAAATTCCCGCAGCAAGAGCAGGCGGCGCAGCACATCTACTCTGCCGTTCATGACGAGTTGATGCTGGACGGGAACTCCCGTCAGAACTTGGCAACGTTCTGCCAGACCTTTGCAGAACCTGAAGTGCGGCAGTTGATGGACGACTGCATGGACAAAAACATGGTCGACAAGGACGAGTACCCTCAGACAGCCGAGATCGAAGCTCGCTGCGTCCACATGCTGGCGGATTTGTGGAATTCCCCTGAGTCAGCGAACACGATCGGATGCTCCACGACGGGTTCCAGCGAAGCCGCGATGCTGGGCGGAATGGCAATGAAGCGAGCCTGGGAAAAACGTCGCAAGGAGGCGGGCAAGCCGATCGATCGCCCTAATCTGGTGACCGGTCCCGTCCAAGTCTGCTGGCACAAATTCGCTCGCTACTGGGACATCGAACTGCGCGAGATCCCGATGGAGGAGGGGCGGCTGATCATGACGCCGGAAGAAGTCATCCAACGCTGCGATGAGAACACCATCGGTGTGGTGCCGACTCTGGGGGTGACGTTCACATGCCAGTACGAACCTGTCCAAGCAGTGGCAGAGGCACTGGATCGATTCGAAGAAGAAACGGGCATCGACATTCGCATGCACGTCGATGGAGCCAGTGGCGGATTCTTGGCCCCCTTCTGCGCTCCGGATTTGGTCTGGGATTTTCGACTCCCGCGAGTGAAGTCAATCAACACCTCGGGACACAAATTCGGTTTGTCGCCGTTGGGAGTGGGATGGGTGATCTGGCGAGAAGAAGCCGATTTACCTGAAGAAGAAATCTTTTGGGTGAACTACTTGGGTGGAAACATGCGTGACATCGCGCTCAATTTCTCCCGGCCGGGCGGTCAAGTCGTTTGCCAATACTACAACTTCCTGCGACTTGGACGGGAAGGTTATCGACGCACTCACACTGCTTGCTATGACACGGCGAAGTACCTGGCCGAAGAAATCGCGAAACTCGGGCCGTTCGAGGTCATCTACGATGGGGACATGGCTTCCGGTATTCCAGCGATGTGCTGGAAGATGAAAGCGGGAGAAGATCCAGGGTTCACGCTGTACGATTTTGCAGACCGGTTGCGAACGAGAGGCTGGCAGGTTCCCGCCTACGCGCTCCCAGCCAACCGAGAAGACCTGGTAATCCAGCGAATTCTGGTTCGGCACGGTGTCAGTCGTGACCTGAGTTCGATCTTGGTCGAAGACATGAAACGCGTCATCGAGCACTTCGAAAAGCATCCGGTTCATACCACGATGACAGCCGCCGAAGCCTCGGGATTCTCCCACTAA
- a CDS encoding class I fructose-bisphosphate aldolase translates to MPQSTTELLGPDGPHLLEHRCETIDQSRLHLPGPDFLERVVCGTDRNQRVINQLARLFGHGRLGGTGYVSILPVDQGIEHSAGASFAPNPDYFDPENIVRLAIEGGCNAVASTLGVLGAVSRKYAHRIPFVVKINHNELLSYPNSYDQVMFGSVERAFDMGAGAVGATIYFGSPESRRQLVEVAEAFEHAHELGMATVLWCYLRNPAFKTDQDYHTSADLTGQANHLGVTLQADIIKQKLPTNNGGFNAIQFGKTSPLVYDELTTDHPIDLCRYQVANCYMGRAGLINSGGASSGASDLAEAVKTAVVNKRAGGTGLISGRKAFQRPMLEGVELLHRIQDVYLDKAISIA, encoded by the coding sequence ATGCCCCAATCCACGACAGAATTGCTTGGCCCCGACGGCCCCCATTTGCTTGAGCACCGGTGTGAAACGATCGACCAAAGTCGGCTGCATCTTCCGGGACCCGATTTCTTAGAACGAGTGGTGTGCGGAACCGATCGGAACCAACGGGTCATCAATCAACTGGCACGTCTCTTTGGCCATGGCCGACTCGGCGGGACGGGGTATGTGTCGATTCTTCCAGTCGATCAAGGCATTGAGCACTCCGCTGGGGCATCGTTCGCGCCGAACCCGGACTACTTTGATCCAGAGAACATTGTGCGTTTGGCGATCGAGGGAGGCTGCAATGCGGTCGCGTCCACCTTGGGAGTCCTGGGGGCTGTGTCGCGCAAGTACGCGCATCGAATTCCGTTTGTCGTGAAGATCAATCACAATGAACTTCTCAGCTATCCCAACTCCTATGATCAGGTGATGTTTGGCAGTGTTGAACGGGCATTTGACATGGGGGCCGGCGCGGTCGGAGCGACGATTTACTTCGGTTCTCCAGAATCGCGTCGCCAACTGGTTGAGGTGGCGGAGGCGTTCGAGCACGCGCACGAATTGGGGATGGCGACTGTTTTGTGGTGCTACCTTCGCAACCCAGCCTTCAAAACGGACCAGGACTACCACACTTCCGCGGATCTGACCGGGCAAGCCAATCATTTGGGCGTCACGCTGCAAGCCGACATCATCAAGCAGAAGCTGCCAACCAACAACGGTGGTTTCAATGCGATCCAATTTGGCAAAACGTCCCCCTTGGTCTACGACGAATTGACCACCGATCATCCGATCGATCTGTGTCGCTACCAAGTGGCCAATTGCTACATGGGCCGTGCGGGATTGATCAACTCCGGCGGAGCGTCCTCGGGCGCATCCGATCTCGCCGAAGCTGTGAAAACAGCGGTGGTCAACAAGCGAGCTGGGGGAACCGGCTTGATCTCCGGTCGGAAAGCATTCCAGCGTCCGATGCTGGAAGGAGTCGAACTGCTTCATCGGATTCAGGATGTCTACCTCGACAAGGCGATCTCGATCGCTTGA
- a CDS encoding dihydroorotate dehydrogenase-like protein, with product MTFHLNTHFGGLALASPVIVGASPMSMNEHTRLAMQQAGAGAIVLPSLFEEQVIDWSWNAGRKITARERSLLERSDRTQHNWVCPDADSYLALVNRASSLQDIPIIASLNGFTAGGWMDFAGELQEAGAAAIELNVHHSRPSDFTSSAEIEATILEAIREVDASITIPLFVKLGRNFTSLPHLARQLLSGAQGMVLHGRAPKTDICLDTLKLASRWRLTHESDEMESLDTLMQVHSFCPAMPLAANGGIGHADHLIKVLLAGADVAMVTSAIYREGPDVIRFMLDGLTEFMERHQMQSMRELQTRRPLEFTNDEDRTAYIAALTAHLHSSDAHLPPPNLHADRWGHPAT from the coding sequence ATGACTTTTCATCTCAACACCCATTTTGGCGGTCTGGCGTTGGCTTCCCCTGTGATCGTCGGTGCCTCTCCGATGTCCATGAATGAACACACGCGTTTGGCCATGCAACAGGCCGGGGCTGGGGCGATCGTGTTGCCGTCATTGTTTGAAGAACAAGTGATCGATTGGAGCTGGAACGCGGGACGCAAGATCACGGCTCGAGAACGAAGCCTGCTGGAACGCTCTGATCGCACCCAACACAACTGGGTGTGCCCCGACGCCGATTCCTACTTGGCACTCGTCAATCGAGCCAGTTCTCTGCAAGACATCCCCATCATCGCGAGCCTGAACGGGTTCACTGCCGGTGGTTGGATGGACTTCGCAGGTGAATTGCAGGAAGCCGGTGCCGCCGCGATTGAGCTGAACGTCCACCATTCCCGCCCCAGCGACTTCACCAGTTCAGCCGAAATTGAAGCGACCATTCTCGAAGCCATTCGAGAGGTCGACGCATCGATCACCATCCCGCTGTTTGTCAAACTCGGCCGAAATTTCACCAGCTTGCCGCACCTCGCCCGTCAATTGCTGTCGGGTGCACAAGGGATGGTGCTTCACGGACGAGCCCCCAAAACGGACATTTGTCTGGACACACTGAAGCTGGCCAGTCGCTGGCGACTCACCCATGAAAGCGACGAAATGGAATCGCTTGATACGCTGATGCAGGTCCACAGCTTTTGCCCGGCGATGCCGTTGGCGGCCAACGGCGGGATTGGCCATGCCGATCATCTGATCAAGGTGCTGCTGGCGGGAGCGGACGTGGCGATGGTGACGTCGGCGATCTATCGGGAAGGCCCCGATGTGATCCGGTTCATGCTCGACGGACTGACGGAATTCATGGAACGACATCAAATGCAATCGATGAGAGAGTTGCAAACACGCCGCCCGCTCGAATTCACCAACGACGAAGACAGAACCGCCTACATCGCGGCATTGACAGCGCACCTGCACAGCAGCGACGCGCATCTCCCGCCCCCCAACCTGCATGCGGACCGCTGGGGCCATCCGGCAACATAA
- a CDS encoding bifunctional aminoglycoside phosphotransferase/ATP-binding protein — protein MSITTDIHPTLDGLIIGLKHPQAYPHPIESPILVQETHLSVVFLAGEFAYKIKKPIRTDFLDYSTLARRRHFCEEEVRLDCRFANGLYIGVVPITLTEKRPTIEGEGDAIEYAVKMHRFPSNALLSERVQAGQLTTLEVVHLASTVAGFHRDAAVCRDGIAEEWPGFLQANIPQTIDQVLTTADATTAATCEVLRGWTADFLEQHQRLLADRIAAGFIRECHGDLHSGNVVQWQGQLVPFDGVEFNDHLSWIDVLSDAAFLAMDLAARDHLDLSRTFLNAYLECTGDYQSLELLRLFLVYRALVRALAASMRKDAVDARHHVDLAYRFTLRETPRLWITHGVSGSGKTTLSEAVVQRHNAFRLRSDIERKRMFGQSAMQRLTPDTVGFLNKAPSSTASPMIASQDIASQDIGPQENAALYSSEANEQTYQRLSQLARRILASGHSVIVDATFLRRADRQQFHELAEQAGVPIAILDCHSDLQTLRQRVADRLAHREDASDADLDVLDRQLANREPLTEAERTLVVEIPDLAQVAESL, from the coding sequence ATGAGCATCACAACAGACATCCATCCAACTCTGGATGGCTTGATCATTGGTTTGAAACACCCCCAGGCGTACCCGCATCCGATCGAATCCCCGATCCTTGTGCAGGAGACGCATCTCTCGGTTGTGTTCTTGGCTGGTGAGTTTGCTTACAAGATCAAGAAGCCGATTCGGACCGATTTCCTCGACTACAGCACGCTTGCACGACGGCGACATTTCTGTGAAGAAGAGGTGCGTTTGGATTGTCGCTTTGCAAACGGTCTGTACATCGGAGTCGTGCCGATCACTCTCACCGAAAAGCGACCGACCATCGAAGGGGAAGGCGATGCGATCGAGTACGCGGTCAAGATGCACCGTTTCCCATCGAATGCCCTCCTCAGTGAACGGGTTCAAGCAGGGCAACTGACCACCTTGGAAGTCGTTCACCTCGCGTCCACCGTCGCGGGATTCCACCGTGACGCGGCGGTTTGCCGCGATGGCATCGCCGAGGAGTGGCCTGGATTCTTGCAGGCCAACATTCCTCAGACGATCGATCAGGTTCTGACAACCGCCGATGCCACGACCGCCGCGACCTGCGAAGTGTTGCGGGGATGGACCGCGGATTTCCTGGAACAACATCAACGTTTGCTGGCCGACCGCATCGCGGCAGGATTCATTCGCGAGTGTCACGGTGATCTGCACTCGGGCAATGTCGTGCAATGGCAAGGGCAGTTGGTTCCTTTCGATGGCGTCGAGTTCAACGACCACCTGAGCTGGATTGATGTTCTCAGTGATGCCGCGTTTCTGGCAATGGATTTGGCAGCGCGGGATCATCTCGATCTGTCACGCACCTTTCTCAACGCCTACTTGGAATGCACTGGCGACTACCAATCCTTGGAGTTGCTGAGGTTGTTCTTGGTTTACCGAGCCCTCGTGCGGGCCTTGGCTGCCTCAATGCGAAAGGATGCGGTGGACGCTCGCCATCACGTTGACTTGGCCTATCGATTCACCTTGCGTGAGACTCCTCGGTTGTGGATCACGCACGGCGTCAGTGGCAGTGGAAAGACAACGCTCAGTGAGGCGGTCGTGCAACGTCACAACGCATTCCGATTGCGCAGCGATATCGAACGAAAACGCATGTTCGGGCAGTCGGCGATGCAGCGATTGACCCCAGACACCGTCGGCTTCCTAAACAAAGCGCCTTCAAGCACTGCGTCTCCAATGATCGCTTCCCAGGACATTGCTTCCCAGGACATCGGCCCCCAGGAAAACGCGGCGCTGTACTCGTCCGAAGCCAACGAGCAAACCTACCAGCGTCTTTCCCAACTTGCTCGCCGAATTCTCGCGTCCGGTCACAGCGTGATCGTTGACGCCACTTTTTTACGACGCGCTGACCGCCAACAATTTCACGAACTCGCCGAACAAGCTGGCGTGCCCATCGCCATCCTGGACTGCCACAGCGACCTTCAGACATTGCGTCAACGCGTCGCTGATCGCTTGGCACATCGGGAGGACGCCTCGGATGCTGACCTGGATGTCCTGGATCGACAACTTGCCAATCGGGAACCACTGACGGAAGCCGAGCGAACGTTGGTGGTTGAGATCCCTGACTTGGCTCAAGTGGCCGAATCGCTTTGA
- a CDS encoding universal stress protein, whose protein sequence is MQNFTNILVYAGTEQPQVAVSRATDMALENNAKLTLMDVVKPIPKALGMMTDVAKPEELEKLVAADRRRRLLDLAADYSDTGLTLDVAVAIGDPATEITRQVLREEHDLVVKTADGFSAAERFFGSIAKSLLRLCPCPVWLLKPDIHGEFDQVVAAIDVEAANQQHRELNRQILERAYSIAQRDKAQLHVVAAWQMWMEDSIRRHAGDDAVDLARKDHEMKVHQALDELLQTPYADAADVHLHLRHGSPADVIRSVADEVEADLMVMGTVCRSGIAGILIGNTAETVIPDITCSLLALKPKGFLSPVEMSQTSLIEDDEPLPLI, encoded by the coding sequence ATGCAAAACTTCACCAACATTCTCGTTTACGCTGGTACCGAACAACCACAGGTTGCGGTTTCGCGGGCGACTGACATGGCGCTCGAAAACAATGCAAAACTCACGCTCATGGACGTCGTCAAGCCGATCCCCAAAGCGTTGGGCATGATGACCGATGTGGCCAAACCAGAGGAGCTTGAAAAGCTGGTCGCGGCTGATCGCCGTCGTCGTTTGCTTGACCTCGCAGCGGACTACTCTGACACCGGATTGACCTTGGACGTTGCAGTCGCCATCGGTGACCCGGCCACCGAGATCACCCGACAAGTCCTCCGAGAGGAGCATGATTTGGTCGTCAAGACCGCCGACGGATTCAGTGCGGCGGAGCGATTCTTCGGAAGCATCGCGAAATCGCTATTGAGATTGTGCCCTTGCCCCGTGTGGTTGCTCAAACCGGACATTCACGGGGAGTTTGATCAAGTCGTCGCGGCCATCGACGTGGAAGCCGCGAACCAACAACATCGTGAACTGAACCGGCAGATTCTGGAACGGGCGTATTCCATCGCTCAGCGTGACAAAGCTCAATTGCATGTTGTCGCCGCTTGGCAAATGTGGATGGAGGACTCGATCCGTCGACACGCAGGCGATGATGCGGTGGACCTGGCGCGGAAGGATCACGAAATGAAGGTCCATCAAGCGCTCGACGAACTTCTGCAAACCCCGTACGCAGACGCGGCGGACGTGCACCTGCACCTCCGACACGGATCGCCCGCCGATGTGATTCGCAGTGTCGCAGATGAAGTCGAAGCGGACTTGATGGTGATGGGAACCGTGTGCCGATCCGGCATCGCTGGAATCCTGATTGGCAACACAGCAGAAACAGTCATTCCCGACATCACCTGTTCGTTGCTGGCGCTCAAGCCCAAAGGTTTCCTCTCTCCCGTTGAAATGTCGCAGACCTCGTTGATCGAAGATGATGAACCACTCCCTCTCATATAG
- a CDS encoding universal stress protein translates to MKKILLTIDGSDASFDAARFLARLPHTEAMELTVVTAIAETPSRKTFLADGWSESWIARKHHQAEQSFSKVQEYFDDADIKWRQIIRQGQPGETIVAIAKEHRPDLLVIGSKGYSTVARLLQGSVSDFVATHVPCSVLVVRPNSQFSGRHRLRVAIGCEPTEPSGKAVEEFAEFGWASNTEVRVLSVTDNMDEAELPHDAPATEVIESVVERLNDVASTTQGHLIHCDHIGDGLVDYIETNQVDLVVVGETPRSDLGRVLLGSTTRFVLRHSPSSVWIARNQSISSNPPNAALQHSIVT, encoded by the coding sequence ATGAAAAAGATCTTGCTGACCATTGATGGCTCCGACGCTTCGTTCGACGCCGCTCGTTTTCTGGCTCGTTTGCCACACACTGAAGCAATGGAATTGACCGTCGTCACGGCGATCGCTGAGACACCTTCGCGAAAGACATTTCTAGCGGATGGATGGAGCGAAAGTTGGATCGCCCGAAAGCACCATCAAGCTGAGCAGTCGTTCAGCAAGGTCCAGGAGTACTTTGACGATGCCGATATCAAATGGCGTCAGATTATCCGCCAAGGTCAGCCGGGCGAAACCATTGTCGCGATCGCCAAAGAGCATCGCCCCGATTTGCTGGTGATCGGATCCAAGGGCTACTCAACCGTTGCTCGCCTCTTGCAGGGCAGCGTCAGTGATTTCGTGGCAACCCATGTTCCCTGCAGTGTTCTGGTGGTGCGACCAAATTCGCAGTTCAGCGGACGTCATCGCCTGCGCGTCGCAATTGGCTGCGAACCAACTGAGCCTTCCGGAAAGGCCGTGGAAGAATTCGCGGAGTTTGGTTGGGCCAGCAACACCGAGGTGCGTGTGTTGTCCGTGACGGACAACATGGACGAAGCCGAACTGCCCCACGACGCTCCCGCAACCGAGGTCATTGAGAGTGTGGTGGAGCGACTCAATGACGTCGCCTCCACCACTCAAGGGCATCTGATTCACTGCGACCACATTGGTGACGGCTTGGTCGACTACATCGAAACCAATCAAGTCGACCTGGTGGTGGTGGGGGAAACGCCCAGGAGCGACCTGGGCCGTGTTCTGTTGGGCAGCACCACGCGATTTGTGCTTCGTCACTCTCCATCCAGTGTGTGGATCGCACGCAATCAATCGATTTCCAGCAATCCCCCAAACGCAGCTCTTCAGCATTCCATCGTGACCTGA
- a CDS encoding helix-hairpin-helix domain-containing protein, with protein sequence MVVIESNAPLQAAEQIEGIRENKTFAKQLSEIADLLQEQHANEFRVRAYHAAAETVANLHCPVRDILERDGINGLVNLPTIGHSIAGLLQSAIQVGRIPLLDRLRGQSNAEHFFATLPGLGPELSHRIYDHLHIETLSELLIAAKDGRLEHVPGIGRKRREAIQASLTHRGVTQPPDSVSSPESQVTVDELLHIDCEYRKRVSEGTLTQIHPAGQKGSPSSAIPVWHTEQEGRHYTAMYSNTARAQQQHATHDWVIVFRDDASAHGRWTIITARFGELSGFRIVLGREQDCVAYYRQHNAYHQPKAGQTRYPELPTQWEEDAGRTGIHG encoded by the coding sequence ATGGTTGTCATTGAGTCCAACGCTCCCCTGCAAGCGGCGGAGCAGATCGAGGGAATTCGCGAAAACAAGACGTTCGCGAAACAGCTCTCGGAAATCGCCGATTTGCTTCAGGAACAGCACGCCAATGAGTTTCGTGTCCGTGCTTATCACGCCGCGGCCGAAACCGTCGCGAACCTGCATTGTCCAGTCCGAGACATCCTGGAACGAGATGGAATCAACGGGCTGGTCAACCTTCCCACGATCGGTCATTCCATTGCCGGGCTGCTCCAATCAGCGATCCAAGTCGGCCGGATTCCGCTTCTGGATCGCTTGCGTGGTCAATCCAATGCCGAGCACTTTTTTGCGACGCTTCCGGGGCTCGGGCCTGAATTGTCTCATCGTATTTATGACCACTTGCACATTGAAACCCTTTCGGAATTGCTCATCGCCGCCAAGGACGGTCGCTTGGAACACGTTCCTGGTATCGGGCGCAAACGGAGAGAAGCGATTCAGGCCAGCCTGACACATCGCGGCGTCACACAACCACCGGACTCCGTTTCCAGCCCGGAGAGTCAGGTCACGGTCGACGAACTCCTTCACATTGACTGCGAGTATCGCAAACGGGTTTCAGAAGGCACTCTGACTCAGATCCATCCGGCAGGCCAAAAAGGCAGCCCCAGTTCGGCGATTCCGGTTTGGCATACCGAGCAAGAAGGGCGTCACTACACTGCGATGTATTCCAACACCGCTCGAGCACAGCAACAACATGCGACGCACGACTGGGTCATCGTGTTTCGAGACGATGCGAGCGCACACGGACGCTGGACAATCATCACGGCTCGGTTCGGTGAACTGAGCGGATTTCGGATTGTCCTCGGTCGGGAACAGGACTGCGTCGCCTACTACCGACAACACAATGCCTACCACCAGCCCAAAGCCGGTCAGACACGTTACCCCGAGCTTCCGACCCAGTGGGAAGAGGACGCGGGGCGAACAGGCATTCACGGCTGA
- a CDS encoding dihydroorotate dehydrogenase-like protein produces MSCELTTKYLGLELVSPVVVGACPLNTQPETVRQLVGAGAGAIVLPSMLQEQVVHQQMKSTDPANAIQRSGYQPQQDRYNGGTEVYLQTIARLKEICTVPVIGSLNGSSPGQWLQYAKEIESAGADALEFNLQQAVFDPLETSNDVETRMCELVRQVRELVSIPVAAKISQRYTNLSSMTAQLQRVGVSGLVLFTHLPQWDVSTDRMHWTIHWELSPINTLGGILEGIVRARAGDRTISIAASGGISNAEDSLKSMIAGADVVMITSAVYREGPDVIRDIVDGIVRHLEETQYQSLQAFRDACPTDHVGDEKSVRLEYVDPLTRSDTYFDPTPLVSQQSGDSYGHPN; encoded by the coding sequence ATGTCCTGTGAACTGACGACGAAATACCTCGGGCTGGAATTGGTCTCACCCGTTGTGGTCGGTGCTTGTCCTTTGAACACGCAACCGGAAACGGTGCGGCAACTGGTCGGCGCAGGTGCCGGTGCGATCGTTTTGCCGTCGATGCTTCAAGAGCAAGTCGTTCATCAACAGATGAAGTCCACCGACCCGGCAAATGCAATCCAGCGCAGTGGCTACCAACCTCAGCAAGACCGGTACAACGGCGGGACGGAAGTTTACCTGCAGACCATCGCACGTCTGAAGGAGATTTGCACGGTTCCAGTCATTGGCAGTTTGAATGGGTCTTCGCCTGGGCAGTGGCTTCAATACGCGAAGGAAATTGAATCAGCCGGGGCGGATGCCCTGGAGTTCAACTTGCAGCAAGCCGTGTTCGATCCGTTGGAAACGTCCAACGATGTCGAGACACGAATGTGTGAGTTGGTGCGACAGGTTCGCGAATTGGTTTCCATTCCAGTCGCTGCCAAAATCAGCCAGCGATACACCAACCTTTCGTCGATGACCGCTCAGTTGCAAAGAGTCGGCGTATCGGGGTTGGTCTTGTTCACTCACTTGCCTCAGTGGGATGTCAGCACCGACCGCATGCACTGGACGATCCATTGGGAATTGTCGCCGATCAATACGTTGGGCGGTATTCTCGAAGGCATCGTGCGTGCTCGTGCCGGTGACCGGACGATTTCGATCGCTGCCAGTGGCGGGATCTCAAACGCTGAAGACTCCCTCAAATCGATGATTGCGGGCGCGGATGTGGTCATGATCACTTCGGCCGTCTATCGCGAAGGCCCCGATGTGATTCGAGACATCGTGGACGGGATCGTGCGGCACCTGGAAGAAACCCAGTATCAATCGCTGCAGGCATTCCGCGACGCTTGCCCGACAGACCACGTGGGTGACGAGAAATCAGTGCGTCTGGAATACGTGGATCCGCTGACTCGAAGCGACACCTACTTTGATCCCACCCCCTTGGTTTCGCAACAGTCAGGCGATTCCTACGGTCACCCCAACTGA
- a CDS encoding sigma-54-dependent transcriptional regulator: MTESPIKLLLVDDEEDSRRSSAKWMTRKGHTVTDVSNAAEALGLLERESFDVGVFDMNMPGMSGLELLQRIHQDNIDIEVIMLTGQGTVETAVSAMKMGACDFLSKPCALGDLEHHCFRARERHQLKKENKQLKAVISRSQPAAKLIGQSKSLQEVSRLIEKVARTTKPVLIQGESGTGKEVVAKAIQQSSHVADKPFVTVNCAALPENLVESELFGHQKGAFTGATAEKPGLFEIADGGTLFIDEIGELPLSLQPKLLRVLEDGSLRRVGCHRQRNVKVRIIAATNRDLQTEVNRGNFREDLFYRINVLSIALPPLRDREGDIDRLIDHFLPRSYHMDDAARDAMNRYPWPGNIRQLINVIDRATILADEFDITLDDLPSEVVDFGRPSAKPPMRSNTEATTMMEAGQDSTSSPHPSEMLGNSRYQLDEIARVHVLKVLEDQNGNKAGAARKLGIHRRKLYRLLDRFNGVTSDNTDTDELAGGSVI, translated from the coding sequence ATGACGGAATCGCCCATCAAGCTGCTGCTGGTCGACGACGAAGAGGACTCGCGTCGATCGTCTGCAAAATGGATGACGCGAAAGGGACACACCGTGACCGATGTTTCCAACGCTGCCGAAGCCCTCGGGCTGCTCGAACGCGAATCATTTGATGTGGGTGTTTTTGACATGAACATGCCCGGCATGTCCGGATTGGAATTGCTGCAGCGAATTCATCAGGACAACATCGACATCGAAGTCATCATGCTGACCGGGCAGGGCACCGTGGAAACGGCGGTGTCGGCGATGAAAATGGGAGCCTGCGACTTTCTGAGCAAACCCTGTGCACTGGGCGATTTGGAACACCATTGCTTTCGGGCCCGTGAGCGACACCAACTGAAGAAAGAGAACAAGCAGCTCAAAGCCGTCATTTCGCGTTCGCAACCGGCCGCCAAACTGATTGGGCAATCGAAGTCGTTGCAAGAAGTTTCCCGACTGATTGAAAAGGTCGCACGCACAACGAAACCCGTTTTGATTCAAGGCGAAAGCGGCACGGGCAAAGAAGTGGTCGCCAAAGCCATCCAGCAATCCAGTCACGTCGCTGACAAGCCCTTTGTGACCGTCAACTGTGCCGCGCTGCCAGAGAATCTGGTGGAGAGCGAACTGTTCGGCCATCAAAAGGGAGCCTTCACGGGGGCAACGGCCGAGAAGCCAGGGCTGTTTGAAATCGCGGACGGTGGAACCTTGTTCATCGATGAAATTGGAGAGCTGCCGCTGTCTCTACAACCTAAGTTGCTACGCGTTCTCGAAGACGGGTCACTGCGTCGCGTGGGGTGCCACCGCCAACGTAACGTCAAGGTCCGCATCATTGCCGCGACCAATCGAGACCTGCAAACCGAAGTCAATCGAGGCAACTTCCGGGAAGATTTGTTCTATCGGATCAACGTCCTGTCAATTGCGCTCCCTCCGCTGCGTGATCGAGAAGGTGACATCGATCGATTGATCGACCATTTCCTGCCGCGGTCCTATCACATGGACGATGCGGCCAGGGATGCCATGAATCGCTACCCTTGGCCGGGCAACATTCGGCAGCTGATCAATGTGATCGATCGGGCCACGATTTTGGCCGACGAATTCGACATCACCTTGGACGATCTGCCGTCCGAAGTGGTTGACTTCGGGCGTCCGTCCGCCAAACCGCCAATGAGGTCCAATACAGAAGCAACGACGATGATGGAGGCAGGTCAGGATTCGACGTCGTCACCGCACCCCAGTGAGATGTTGGGCAACTCCCGCTACCAACTGGACGAGATCGCACGAGTCCATGTTTTGAAAGTCTTGGAAGACCAAAACGGCAACAAGGCCGGTGCGGCACGCAAACTGGGAATTCACCGTCGAAAGCTCTATCGCTTGCTGGACCGATTCAATGGCGTGACCTCCGACAACACCGACACCGACGAATTGGCAGGGGGCTCCGTCATTTAA